A window from Calliopsis andreniformis isolate RMS-2024a chromosome 5, iyCalAndr_principal, whole genome shotgun sequence encodes these proteins:
- the LOC143178680 gene encoding uncharacterized protein LOC143178680, which produces MSSTVSRLTCLLCFLFIVRFSVAFNKILFPGLPRSDADEWPRDNPASCVPNKWRSVSSEELQSPQIEIQLLKESIGEDNWVFSSEYKYSSNNQKTDNSMESLDRWDSGNKMEENEGARMKENSGAKSEESKAKGATGRKIPQFDSRTVIDVPSYGCPPGQAKDPSGQCREIIQFP; this is translated from the exons ATGAGTTCGACCGTGTCACGCCTAACCTGTCTCCTTTGCTTTCTGTTTATCGTACGCTTCTCGGTAGCCTTCAATAAGATACTGTTCCCTGGTTTACCAAGATCCGACGCTGACGAATGGCCTCGTGATAATCCAGCCAGCTGTGTACCCAATAAATGGAGGTCCGTTTCTTCGGAGGAGCTCCAATCACCGCAGATCGAGATCCAGTTGCTGAAGGAATCCATAGGCGAGGATAACTGGGTGTTTAGCTCAGAGTATAAGTACTCCTCGAACAACCAGAAGACTGATAATAGCATGGAGTCGTTGGATCGATGGGACTCTGGGAATAAGATGGAAGAGAATGAAGGAGCTCGCATGAAGGAGAACAGTGGCGCTAAGAGCGAGGAGTCCAAGGCAAAGGGAGCAACAGGGAGAAAAATTCCTCAGTTCGACTCGAGGACTGTTATCGATGTCCCCTCGTATGGGTGTCCTCCAGGCCAGGCGAAAGATCCCAGTGGACAGTGCAGGGAGATCAT TCAGTTCCCATAA